CCAGCATGTTCACCTGGATGGCGGTATCGCCGGATCTGGTCAGCGTAGACAGTTTGCCGTACCCGACCTTCCGTAGCGGAGATGGAGCGCGATTCAGGGCAACACCCGCTCCGCCAGCTCATGCATCCGTCGATCGGCGGTGAGCAAGGCGGCTGCTTCGCGCCGGGCCAGCGCCAGATACAGGCAGTCGTACACGGGGTGCTCCAGATGGCAGGCCAGGGCCAGGGCTTCCACCTGCAGATGCCGATCGGGCTCGATGTGATCCACCAGCTCCGCGGCCCTGCTCAGCCTCTGCTGCACTCCCGTGGCCTCCAGCTGGCCAGAGCGCTGCAGCCGCCACAGCGCATTGGCCACCTCGGTGAGCATCAGTTCCGGTGCCAGCACCAG
This sequence is a window from Cyanobium sp. PCC 7001. Protein-coding genes within it:
- a CDS encoding type II toxin-antitoxin system VapC family toxin; the encoded protein is MTALGSSSLVLDASAVVRIIEGSSQAAALRDAVLRADLVLAPELMLTEVANALWRLQRSGQLEATGVQQRLSRAAELVDHIEPDRHLQVEALALACHLEHPVYDCLYLALARREAAALLTADRRMHELAERVLP